In Hermetia illucens chromosome 5, iHerIll2.2.curated.20191125, whole genome shotgun sequence, a single window of DNA contains:
- the LOC119656898 gene encoding uncharacterized protein LOC119656898 has protein sequence MSHLYTYTSNTCSAANGPTSCETSTALIGFEHTGVDYAGPVSLKYYQGRGTRTYKAWIVVFICLSTSAVHLEAVTDYSTEGFLKAFRRFTSRRGICKSLTSDCGSNFKGADVTLQQLLNSSVQKSQHLRQILANDGTQWIFNPPGAPHMGGKWEAAVKSVKYHLQRTIADTLLTYEDFSTFLAQVEAVLNSRPLSALTEDPDDLSALTPGHFIRGAPLNTIPEPILNDVPTSRLSHFQRIQERLQYFWEHWSAEYLQSHQSISKWKTSHHDIKEGSLVLISDEGYPPSKWPLARVIQTHPGKDGLTRVVALKTSKLVLLPVSTTEGDSQPQVLSS, from the coding sequence ATGAGTCACCTGTACACGTATACGAGTAATACGTGCTCAGCAGCTAATGGGCCAACTTCCTGCGAAACGAGTACAGCCCTCATTGGTTTCGAGCATACAGGAGTTGACTACGCGGGACCAGTGTCTCTCAAATATTATCAAGGACGCGGAACTCGAACCTACAAGGCCTGGATCGTCGTCTTTATATGTCTCTCAACATCTGCTGTCCACCTCGAGGCTGTCACGGATTACAGCACCGAAGGATTCCTCAAGGCATTTCGCCGCTTCACTAGTCGCCGTGGGATTTGCAAATCACTCACTAGTGATTGCGGTTCTAATTTCAAGGGTGCTGACGTCACTCTTCAGCAACTTCTCAACAGCAGTGTACAAAAATCGCAGCATTTGCGCCAAATTCTCGCAAATGACGGGACCCAATGGATATTCAATCCACCTGGAGCACCACATATGGGTGGAAAGTGGGAAGCAGCGGTAAAATCTGTAAAATACCATCTACAACGAACGATCGCCGACACGCTTCTCACCTACGAAGACTTCTCGACGTTCCTCGCACAAGTTGAAGCCGTTCTCAACTCACGACCGCTGAGCGCTCTCACTGAGGACCCAGATGATCTCTCTGCCCTCACGCCTGGACACTTCATTAGAGGTGCTCCCCTCAACACCATTCCTGAGCCTATACTCAACGATGTACCGACTTCACGCCTCTCTCATTTCCAACGGATCCAGGAACGTTTACAATATTTCTGGGAACACTGGTCAGCGGAATATCTGCAGTCACATCAGTCCATTTCTAAATGGAAAACATCGCATCACGACATCAAAGAAGGATCATTGGTTCTCATCTCTGATGAGGGGTATCCTCCGTCAAAGTGGCCGCTCGCCAGAGTTATTCAAACGCATCCCGGCAAAGATGGTCTCACTCGAGTGGTAGCCCTCAAAACTTCAAAATTGGTACTATTGCCAGTCTCAACCACCGAGGGAGATTCTCAGCCTCAGGTCTTATCAAGTTAA